The Fulvivirga ligni genome window below encodes:
- a CDS encoding phosphoenolpyruvate carboxylase: MSSINSKIQNYNKQVGLKFQLYNSLFTNLPFHRVEKTGVLLSTFLLHCEEGFKNKQSPTEIIDSFFKQNTSYNTKEQIDLLFRFIQYTERQIVLFDAVEEAAFSEIYDLKGIGTLKHLESEVIQSRKQEELAEKLKDFSVRLVLTAHPTQFYPNEVLGIINDLSKAIAKDNTSEVNSLLQQLGKTPFFKKEKPTPYDEAVNLIWFLRHRFYRAAGKIMSEFKAQFPQEVSETNPLIRLGFWPGGDRDGNPFVNVDITKRVATELRAGVLKVYYEDVHHLRSRLTFKGVANVLASLEAKISENLANPGNPSTLTKEEIIATLKKIQDTLWEQHNGLFSEMVDDLLRKVELFGLYFASLDIRQDSSVHTELMSQVSKKTSALPDNYTDLSDEEKIDIILNIDQTADPSIFEDDLLKDTIRSVNTIREIQKQNGEDGCHRYIISHSTSALDVMNVYGILKLGGWQDETMSVDIVPLFESVEDLKNASEVMNTLYSNKVYREHLKKRNNIQTIMVGFSDGTKDGGYLMANFGIYKAKEELTKVSKENDIQVVFFDGRGGPPARGGGRTHQFYASLGNNIANKEIQLTIQGQTISSNFGTVDSAQFNIEQLMHAGISNDLFYSDQATQTEEEDNILLSLSEISYKAYEDLKNHPAFIEYLNEVSPLKYYGQANIGSRPSKRKPGKLNLDDLRAVPYVGSWSQLKQNLPGYYGVGYAFEKMEAEGRWDEVCNLYKNSSFFKTLLDNCEMAMTKCFFPLTAYLADHPQYGELWTLIHEEYERSKSYMLKLANAKELMEDKPTNRVSIQMRQRIELPLLTIQQYALNKIREMQDTNADEEVDTFEKMVVRCSFGIINAGRNSA, translated from the coding sequence ATGAGTTCTATTAACAGTAAAATCCAAAACTACAATAAGCAGGTAGGTCTGAAATTCCAGCTGTATAACAGCTTATTTACAAACTTACCGTTTCACCGTGTAGAAAAAACCGGCGTTCTATTATCCACCTTTTTACTTCATTGCGAAGAAGGATTTAAGAATAAACAGAGCCCCACTGAGATTATTGATTCTTTTTTCAAACAAAACACGTCATACAATACTAAAGAGCAAATAGATCTGCTTTTTAGATTTATACAATATACAGAAAGGCAAATTGTACTGTTCGATGCCGTAGAAGAAGCTGCTTTCAGTGAAATCTACGATCTGAAAGGAATTGGTACATTGAAGCATTTGGAATCTGAAGTGATCCAGTCGAGAAAGCAGGAAGAGCTGGCCGAGAAGCTTAAGGACTTCTCTGTGAGGCTAGTGCTTACGGCTCACCCTACGCAGTTTTATCCGAATGAGGTGCTAGGTATTATCAATGACCTTTCAAAAGCCATTGCTAAAGACAATACTTCCGAAGTAAACAGCCTACTACAGCAGCTGGGTAAAACGCCCTTCTTCAAAAAGGAAAAGCCTACACCTTATGATGAGGCTGTGAACCTGATCTGGTTCCTGCGCCACAGATTCTACCGTGCGGCAGGTAAGATTATGTCAGAATTTAAAGCACAATTCCCACAGGAAGTGAGCGAAACTAACCCACTTATCCGCCTGGGCTTCTGGCCTGGTGGTGATAGGGATGGAAACCCTTTTGTAAATGTAGACATCACCAAAAGAGTGGCCACTGAGCTAAGAGCTGGGGTACTGAAAGTGTATTATGAAGATGTGCACCATCTTAGAAGCAGGCTTACCTTCAAAGGTGTAGCCAACGTGCTTGCCTCTCTGGAAGCAAAAATTTCTGAGAACCTCGCTAACCCGGGTAATCCATCTACGCTGACAAAAGAAGAGATCATAGCTACGCTGAAGAAGATTCAGGATACCCTTTGGGAGCAACACAATGGCCTTTTCTCTGAAATGGTAGATGACTTACTTAGAAAAGTAGAGCTATTTGGGTTGTACTTCGCCTCATTAGATATCAGACAGGATAGCTCAGTGCATACAGAGCTGATGTCACAGGTTTCTAAAAAGACTTCTGCCCTACCTGATAACTACACTGACCTTTCTGACGAAGAAAAAATAGATATCATACTTAATATTGATCAGACGGCGGATCCTTCAATTTTTGAAGATGATCTTTTAAAAGACACCATCAGATCGGTAAATACAATAAGAGAAATACAAAAGCAGAACGGTGAAGACGGTTGCCACCGTTACATTATCAGCCACAGCACCAGCGCATTAGACGTTATGAATGTGTATGGTATTCTAAAGCTAGGTGGCTGGCAAGATGAAACGATGAGCGTAGATATCGTGCCGCTTTTCGAATCTGTGGAAGACCTTAAAAATGCCTCTGAGGTAATGAATACCTTGTATAGCAACAAAGTTTACCGTGAGCATTTGAAGAAAAGAAATAACATCCAAACCATCATGGTTGGTTTCTCTGATGGAACCAAAGATGGTGGCTATCTAATGGCTAACTTCGGTATCTATAAAGCAAAAGAAGAGCTGACCAAGGTATCCAAAGAAAATGACATCCAAGTGGTGTTCTTTGACGGACGTGGTGGGCCTCCTGCCAGAGGTGGAGGTAGAACGCATCAGTTCTATGCATCATTAGGAAACAACATTGCCAATAAAGAAATACAGCTTACCATTCAGGGACAGACCATTAGCTCTAACTTTGGAACGGTAGACAGTGCTCAGTTCAACATTGAACAACTGATGCATGCTGGTATTAGCAATGACCTTTTCTACTCTGATCAGGCCACGCAAACAGAGGAGGAAGACAATATTTTGTTGAGTCTTTCTGAAATCAGTTACAAGGCTTATGAAGACCTGAAAAATCATCCTGCATTCATTGAGTACCTGAATGAGGTGAGCCCGCTTAAATATTACGGACAGGCCAATATCGGTAGCCGACCGTCTAAAAGAAAACCAGGCAAGCTTAACCTGGATGACCTGAGAGCGGTGCCTTATGTAGGGTCATGGAGCCAATTGAAGCAAAACCTTCCTGGTTATTATGGGGTTGGCTATGCTTTTGAAAAAATGGAAGCTGAAGGACGTTGGGACGAGGTTTGCAACCTGTATAAAAACTCATCTTTCTTCAAAACCTTGCTAGACAACTGCGAGATGGCGATGACTAAATGCTTCTTCCCACTCACGGCTTATTTGGCTGATCACCCTCAATACGGTGAGCTATGGACATTAATCCATGAGGAATATGAGCGTTCTAAATCATATATGCTGAAGCTGGCGAACGCCAAAGAACTGATGGAAGACAAGCCTACCAATAGGGTATCCATCCAGATGAGACAGCGCATTGAATTACCGCTATTGACCATCCAGCAATATGCTCTAAACAAAATACGTGAGATGCAGGACACCAATGCAGATGAAGAAGTAGATACCTTTGAAAAAATGGTAGTAAGATGCTCCTTCGGAATTATTAATGCAGGGAGAAACTCGGCATAA
- a CDS encoding alginate export family protein: protein MKIIKLVILASVWLPHALQSQGLAPNEESSKQISLSLEYRPRTELRRGYRSLPNDSSQIAFFTSHRARLNFDYKSNKFIFHTSFQDIRVWGDTDPRDATGKAQFYEFYVEPILSESLSVRIGRQRVQYDNERLFAENNWRQAGGQHDAVRFIYKKNKWQADVVAAYNQEKESEYGTAYQIPWDEYRTLLASFVSFKPSAKVNLRFINFTDEYTDPGRGDNVGRWKFTNGGRVEYEEGELYFTFAGYYQWGEIESGKVHQAYYLEPEMKWTINPHYTLRVGAQVFSGDANPDDAKSTAFLAQYGAFHRYNGRMDYTQKTVRTNEHEGIVNPYLIHDYKLGAKFKLSWESHILETQKTIYQQNDGVSNSLDKFYAWENDFRCRFNPNDYTELELAYMFLIPGETILMLNTGKGGSKDQTGQFLYVMVTWSPELINTKH from the coding sequence ATGAAGATTATCAAACTTGTAATTTTAGCCTCTGTATGGCTTCCGCACGCGCTACAGTCTCAGGGTTTAGCACCGAATGAAGAAAGTAGTAAACAGATAAGTTTAAGTCTTGAGTATAGACCGAGAACTGAGTTAAGAAGAGGGTACAGAAGTCTGCCCAATGATTCGTCACAAATTGCCTTTTTTACCTCTCACAGGGCTCGCTTGAATTTTGACTACAAATCGAATAAGTTTATTTTCCATACAAGTTTTCAAGATATCAGGGTATGGGGAGATACTGACCCTAGAGACGCTACTGGTAAGGCTCAATTTTATGAATTTTATGTAGAACCAATACTTAGTGAGTCATTATCCGTAAGAATAGGCCGCCAAAGAGTTCAATATGATAATGAAAGATTATTTGCTGAAAACAACTGGCGGCAAGCAGGCGGGCAGCATGATGCAGTGAGATTTATTTACAAAAAGAATAAATGGCAAGCTGATGTTGTTGCCGCTTATAATCAGGAGAAAGAAAGTGAATATGGTACTGCTTACCAAATCCCATGGGATGAATACCGGACTTTGTTAGCAAGCTTTGTGTCTTTCAAACCTTCTGCAAAGGTGAATTTAAGGTTTATCAACTTCACTGATGAGTATACAGACCCCGGCCGTGGTGATAATGTAGGAAGATGGAAATTTACAAATGGCGGTAGGGTGGAATATGAAGAAGGAGAGCTATATTTTACCTTTGCAGGATATTATCAATGGGGAGAAATTGAGAGTGGTAAAGTGCATCAGGCCTACTATCTAGAGCCTGAAATGAAATGGACCATCAACCCACATTACACCCTACGCGTGGGGGCACAGGTTTTTAGTGGTGATGCCAATCCAGATGATGCAAAATCAACAGCATTTTTGGCTCAGTACGGAGCTTTTCATAGATATAATGGTCGTATGGATTACACTCAAAAAACTGTGAGAACCAATGAACATGAAGGAATAGTAAATCCATATCTGATACACGATTATAAATTAGGGGCAAAATTCAAGCTCAGTTGGGAAAGCCATATCCTGGAAACGCAGAAAACCATATACCAGCAAAACGATGGGGTGAGTAATTCGCTTGATAAGTTTTATGCTTGGGAAAATGATTTCAGATGTCGGTTTAATCCTAATGATTATACCGAGCTAGAGCTAGCATATATGTTTCTCATACCAGGCGAAACCATCTTGATGTTGAATACAGGAAAGGGTGGTAGTAAGGATCAAACAGGTCAATTCTTATATGTTATGGTTACATGGTCTCCAGAATTAATCAATACAAAACATTAA
- a CDS encoding RrF2 family transcriptional regulator: protein MISKKAKYALNALVHLARKYGDGPTLISTVAEEENIPQKFLETILLDLRNAGILGSKKGKGGGYYLRKPPEDVNVAQILRLFDGAIALLPCVTFRFYERCEECKDEETCSIREAFQKVRNESVRIFKNHTLKTLVEREDVLSKRKS, encoded by the coding sequence GTGATTTCGAAAAAAGCAAAATATGCACTGAATGCCTTGGTTCATCTGGCTCGTAAATACGGAGATGGACCTACGCTAATAAGTACTGTAGCAGAGGAAGAAAATATACCCCAGAAATTTTTGGAAACCATATTACTCGATTTACGGAATGCTGGTATCTTGGGTAGTAAAAAAGGAAAAGGTGGAGGTTACTATTTGAGGAAGCCCCCAGAGGATGTAAACGTGGCTCAAATTCTCAGATTATTCGATGGTGCGATAGCTCTACTACCATGTGTAACCTTTAGATTTTATGAAAGGTGTGAAGAATGTAAGGACGAGGAGACCTGCTCCATTCGTGAAGCCTTTCAAAAGGTACGAAATGAATCTGTTCGAATTTTCAAAAATCATACATTAAAAACTTTAGTAGAAAGAGAAGACGTACTTTCTAAAAGGAAATCCTAA
- a CDS encoding PstA family ABC transporter permease gives MKLNKYTEEKLARLVLAFFTFLVVVVLASILVGIFMKGLPALTWDIISQVPKGGYYFGKEGGILNAIIGSIYLAFGASLIAIVLSVPVALFMHTYLFSFPAWQRRIRLSLDVLWGIPPIVYGAFGFNLMLMFGWSSSLLAAIITVAFLICPVMIRTMDESLQQVSHSLFESAISLGFFKGEIGYKFLLRQSLPGVATAFLLALGKGIGDTASVLFTAGYTDYIPESLSEPAATLPLAIFFQLSSPIPEVKARAYAAAVVLTIIILIISLSSRLITRKLSKNII, from the coding sequence ATGAAATTGAATAAATACACGGAAGAAAAGCTGGCAAGGCTGGTGTTGGCTTTTTTTACCTTTCTCGTTGTAGTGGTTCTTGCTAGCATATTAGTAGGTATTTTCATGAAAGGCTTGCCGGCTCTAACCTGGGATATTATCAGCCAGGTCCCCAAAGGAGGTTACTACTTTGGGAAAGAAGGTGGTATTCTAAATGCTATCATTGGTTCTATCTATCTCGCTTTTGGTGCCTCATTAATCGCTATCGTTCTCAGTGTTCCGGTAGCATTATTCATGCATACTTATCTATTTTCATTCCCTGCATGGCAGAGAAGAATCAGGCTAAGTCTTGATGTGCTATGGGGCATTCCACCTATAGTTTACGGTGCTTTTGGGTTTAATCTAATGCTTATGTTCGGTTGGTCAAGTTCATTGTTGGCAGCTATCATCACAGTGGCATTTTTGATTTGCCCTGTTATGATCAGAACAATGGATGAAAGCTTGCAGCAGGTCTCACATTCATTATTTGAATCTGCTATTTCTCTGGGCTTTTTTAAAGGTGAAATAGGGTATAAATTTCTGTTGAGACAGTCTCTTCCAGGAGTGGCTACAGCCTTTTTGCTGGCGCTCGGAAAGGGAATAGGTGATACGGCATCAGTTTTATTTACAGCTGGCTATACTGATTACATTCCTGAAAGTCTTTCAGAACCTGCTGCTACACTACCATTGGCCATTTTCTTTCAGCTTAGCTCACCCATACCTGAGGTGAAAGCGAGAGCCTACGCCGCAGCGGTAGTGCTTACCATCATAATTTTGATAATAAGCCTCTCATCCCGATTAATTACTAGAAAACTATCAAAGAATATTATATAA
- a CDS encoding MFS transporter, translating into MNRSVLTVIIVSQFCCTSVWFAGNAVMDELVHNFGLQPDALGYLTSAVQFGFIIGTLLFAILSIADRFSPSKVFFACALLAALCNAGMVWSGNQLGSLLVIRFLTGFFLAGIYPVGMKIAADYFQKGLDKSLGFLVGALVLGTAFPHLLKNMQSLFPWKTVIVTTSILALLGGILMVLLVPDGPFRKPGLKVQLSSFVQVFKNDPFRSAAFGYFGHMWELYSFWAFVPVVLLKYLEGHSHADLNIPLWSFLIIAVGGAACVIGGFVAENKGTAKTAFGALSLSGVCCLLCPFLFAVSSQWLFIFFLLIWGMAVVADSPLFSTLVAQNADPEVKGTALTIVNCLGYVITILSIQLLTLLLQNFDSPYIFWMLVLGPILGLLALRKSLKTA; encoded by the coding sequence GTGAATCGATCTGTACTTACCGTCATCATTGTCTCTCAGTTTTGCTGCACCTCGGTGTGGTTCGCTGGTAATGCTGTTATGGATGAGCTTGTGCATAATTTTGGGCTTCAGCCAGATGCCCTGGGCTATCTTACCTCAGCCGTGCAGTTCGGCTTTATCATCGGTACACTGCTTTTTGCCATTCTTTCAATTGCCGATAGATTTTCTCCTTCAAAGGTGTTTTTTGCTTGTGCTTTGCTGGCTGCACTTTGTAATGCTGGCATGGTTTGGTCTGGTAATCAGTTAGGTAGCTTATTGGTGATCAGGTTCCTGACTGGTTTTTTTCTGGCTGGAATATATCCCGTAGGCATGAAAATAGCCGCTGATTATTTTCAGAAAGGCCTGGACAAGTCACTTGGCTTTCTGGTAGGTGCGCTGGTGTTGGGGACTGCTTTTCCGCATTTATTGAAAAATATGCAGTCATTGTTTCCGTGGAAAACCGTCATTGTCACTACTTCTATATTGGCGTTGCTTGGCGGGATATTGATGGTTTTGTTAGTGCCAGACGGGCCGTTTAGGAAGCCCGGCCTGAAAGTGCAGTTGTCCTCTTTTGTTCAGGTGTTTAAGAATGACCCTTTTCGCTCTGCGGCCTTTGGTTATTTCGGTCACATGTGGGAGTTGTACTCATTTTGGGCCTTTGTTCCTGTGGTTTTATTAAAGTATTTAGAAGGCCACAGTCACGCTGACCTTAATATTCCATTATGGTCATTTTTGATTATTGCTGTGGGAGGTGCGGCTTGTGTTATCGGTGGTTTTGTGGCGGAGAACAAAGGAACTGCTAAAACGGCCTTTGGAGCACTTTCATTATCAGGAGTTTGCTGTCTGCTTTGTCCATTTTTATTTGCTGTATCCAGTCAATGGCTCTTTATTTTCTTTCTTCTGATCTGGGGCATGGCCGTGGTGGCTGATTCGCCACTGTTTTCTACCCTTGTGGCACAAAATGCTGACCCTGAAGTAAAAGGTACGGCTCTTACCATTGTCAACTGTCTCGGCTATGTGATTACTATCCTCAGCATTCAATTGCTAACCCTTTTGTTGCAAAACTTTGACTCTCCTTATATCTTCTGGATGCTGGTTTTAGGTCCAATTTTAGGATTGTTAGCTTTAAGAAAATCACTAAAAACAGCCTGA
- a CDS encoding helix-turn-helix domain-containing protein produces MKYSTPEKINTISAYHQLVGISKPEHPLISVINFDDIKSASDERDINMVLGFYSIALKRGFNGKMKYGQQEYDFDEGVMNFMSPGQVLHIENNKKLKHSGYLLLIHPDFLWNTPLAKTIAQYEFFDYAVNEALHLSEKEEMTIKGVIENIKHEYHANIDAFTQTVIIAQIEVLLAYAERFYHRQFITRKISNHKILGRLERILADYFESDALKKGLPSVQMIAEELHVTPNYLSGLLKVLTGQSTQQHIHNKVIEKAKEKLSTTDLTVSEIAYDLGFEHSQSFSKLFKSKTSLSPLAFRQSFQ; encoded by the coding sequence ATGAAATATTCCACACCTGAAAAAATAAATACAATTTCTGCCTATCATCAGCTGGTAGGCATTTCAAAACCGGAGCATCCCTTAATAAGTGTTATTAATTTTGATGACATCAAAAGTGCATCCGATGAGCGAGATATTAATATGGTATTGGGGTTTTATTCTATTGCTCTGAAACGGGGATTCAATGGTAAAATGAAGTATGGCCAACAGGAATATGACTTTGATGAAGGAGTCATGAACTTCATGTCGCCCGGGCAGGTATTACACATTGAGAATAATAAAAAGCTAAAGCATTCTGGCTATCTGTTGCTCATCCATCCTGATTTTCTTTGGAATACGCCTTTGGCCAAAACCATTGCACAATATGAATTCTTCGACTATGCGGTGAATGAAGCGCTGCATTTATCTGAGAAAGAGGAGATGACTATAAAAGGAGTGATTGAAAATATAAAACACGAATACCATGCAAATATTGATGCATTTACTCAGACTGTAATCATTGCCCAGATTGAAGTATTACTGGCCTATGCTGAGCGGTTTTACCATCGGCAGTTTATCACTCGAAAAATCAGTAATCATAAAATTCTTGGCCGCTTAGAGCGAATATTGGCTGATTATTTCGAGAGCGATGCATTGAAAAAAGGTCTGCCTTCGGTGCAAATGATAGCAGAAGAGCTGCATGTCACGCCTAACTATCTCAGTGGATTACTGAAAGTGCTTACGGGTCAAAGCACACAGCAGCATATACACAATAAGGTGATTGAAAAAGCTAAAGAAAAGCTTTCTACTACCGACTTAACCGTGAGTGAAATTGCTTATGATTTGGGATTTGAACACTCTCAGTCTTTCAGTAAGCTATTTAAAAGTAAAACCAGCCTTTCTCCGCTAGCTTTCAGACAATCATTTCAATAA
- a CDS encoding PstS family phosphate ABC transporter substrate-binding protein → MRNSFLILACVVTALTTACERTANDQQQSSSDEIQGSISVSGAFALYPLMNVWAEEFRKEHPKVKINISGGGAGKGMADVLAGATDLGMFSREIKPEERDKGVWWVSVAKDAVVPTISDKNPILSQLKKEGITRGELINYFLKEGNETWKNSSNKVSVFTRSDAAGAADTWAKYLGADSQEAIKGVAVYGDPGLAEAVKKDPLAIGYNNVIYAYDLTSGKKYPGLEVLPIDINGNGKIDVEEDFYHDIHSITAAIADGRYPSPPARELYLISKEKPTDPLMVTFLQWILDSGQNFVQENGYILLSDEVLTTQKNSL, encoded by the coding sequence ATGAGAAATTCATTTTTAATTTTAGCTTGTGTAGTTACGGCTTTAACCACGGCATGTGAGCGTACTGCCAATGATCAGCAGCAAAGTTCTTCTGATGAAATCCAAGGCTCTATCTCAGTTTCGGGCGCTTTTGCTCTGTATCCACTCATGAATGTTTGGGCTGAGGAGTTCAGAAAAGAACATCCCAAGGTAAAAATTAACATATCAGGAGGTGGTGCCGGAAAGGGTATGGCTGATGTATTAGCCGGGGCTACAGATTTAGGAATGTTTTCCAGAGAGATAAAACCGGAAGAAAGAGATAAGGGAGTGTGGTGGGTTTCTGTTGCCAAAGATGCGGTAGTGCCTACTATCAGTGATAAAAATCCAATATTGAGCCAGTTAAAGAAAGAAGGAATTACCAGGGGTGAATTGATCAATTACTTTTTAAAAGAGGGTAATGAAACATGGAAAAATTCATCCAATAAAGTGAGTGTATTCACCAGATCTGATGCTGCTGGAGCCGCTGATACATGGGCAAAGTATCTGGGGGCTGATAGTCAGGAGGCTATTAAGGGGGTGGCAGTATATGGTGATCCTGGTTTGGCTGAAGCCGTGAAGAAAGATCCTTTGGCCATAGGCTATAACAATGTGATCTATGCGTATGACTTAACTAGTGGCAAGAAGTATCCAGGTCTAGAGGTACTTCCTATTGATATCAATGGTAATGGTAAAATAGATGTTGAGGAAGATTTTTATCATGATATCCATTCCATTACTGCTGCTATAGCAGATGGGAGATACCCTTCTCCACCCGCTCGGGAGCTGTACCTGATTTCAAAGGAAAAGCCGACTGATCCATTGATGGTAACATTTCTTCAGTGGATACTGGATTCAGGTCAAAATTTTGTTCAGGAAAATGGCTACATCCTGTTGAGTGATGAAGTGTTGACTACTCAAAAAAATAGTTTATAA
- a CDS encoding NmrA family NAD(P)-binding protein encodes MNIVITGSLGHIGRPLTQFLIDAGHQVTVVSSNKERAEEIYDLGAHPAIGSLDDLDFLTATLRGKDALFAMVPPNFSEKSVVDYYERIAKKYAAAIAASSVKRVVYLSSYGAHLSKDTGFILGAHYAENILKDIENVEITFLRAGYFYYNLFGQIDVIKHQGMMAANYGGADKIPLVAPEDIAEAAADELQKTQAEAIRYVVSDEKTASEVATVLGKAIDKPQLEWKTLTNEEMRQGLSYAFPAHIVEDFVVLGASLHNGRLMEDYVAKGNKPTGKVKLEHFAEKFSQVYNK; translated from the coding sequence ATGAACATTGTCATCACAGGTTCTTTAGGTCATATTGGTAGACCATTAACACAGTTTTTAATAGATGCCGGCCACCAGGTTACAGTGGTAAGCAGCAATAAGGAGAGGGCGGAGGAGATTTATGATTTAGGAGCTCACCCTGCTATCGGCTCGCTAGACGATCTCGATTTTCTTACAGCTACACTTCGGGGAAAGGACGCTTTATTTGCTATGGTGCCTCCTAATTTCTCTGAAAAGAGCGTAGTAGATTATTATGAAAGAATAGCAAAGAAATATGCTGCTGCCATTGCCGCTAGCAGTGTGAAAAGAGTAGTTTATTTAAGTAGTTATGGTGCTCATCTGAGCAAGGATACGGGCTTTATTCTTGGAGCTCATTATGCTGAGAATATTTTAAAGGACATCGAAAATGTGGAGATAACCTTCCTAAGAGCTGGCTATTTCTATTATAATTTATTTGGTCAGATAGATGTGATAAAGCATCAGGGAATGATGGCTGCCAATTACGGTGGAGCTGATAAAATTCCATTAGTTGCCCCCGAAGATATAGCAGAAGCAGCGGCTGATGAGTTGCAAAAAACACAAGCAGAAGCCATAAGGTATGTGGTGAGCGATGAAAAAACAGCCAGTGAAGTGGCAACCGTTTTAGGAAAAGCCATTGATAAACCACAACTGGAGTGGAAAACCTTAACAAACGAGGAAATGAGGCAAGGCTTGTCATACGCATTTCCAGCTCATATTGTAGAAGATTTTGTGGTGCTGGGGGCCAGTTTACACAATGGCAGATTGATGGAAGATTATGTGGCAAAAGGAAACAAGCCAACTGGGAAGGTGAAGTTGGAACATTTTGCAGAAAAATTTAGTCAGGTATATAACAAATAG
- a CDS encoding redoxin domain-containing protein, whose translation MDRDSWGLLFFHPCDFAPVCTTELGVATQLKNEFELRRTKVLACSIDSLYSHRIWIKDINTIHQTKVYFPIIADQDASVTQLFLGTHRKNISGCNTRSVFIIDPLKQIRLIITYPASVGKNFIEILRVLDNLQLNEYEQIIHRLIGN comes from the coding sequence CTGGATAGGGACTCTTGGGGTCTTTTATTTTTTCATCCGTGTGATTTTGCGCCAGTTTGTACCACTGAGTTAGGTGTAGCGACACAACTTAAAAATGAATTTGAATTAAGAAGAACCAAGGTATTGGCTTGCAGCATCGATAGCTTGTATTCACATCGAATATGGATCAAGGACATTAATACAATTCATCAGACCAAGGTATATTTTCCTATTATAGCAGATCAGGATGCAAGCGTAACGCAACTATTCTTGGGTACACATCGAAAGAACATCTCTGGTTGTAATACTCGATCTGTATTTATCATTGACCCCTTAAAGCAAATAAGGTTAATCATCACTTATCCAGCATCTGTAGGTAAAAATTTCATAGAGATATTGAGGGTGTTGGATAACTTACAGTTAAACGAATACGAGCAAATAATACACCGGCTAATTGGGAATTAG
- the pstC gene encoding phosphate ABC transporter permease subunit PstC, with protein sequence MIATRLYQEHLRSVWMRIALGLIVILPIAIGLSLVYKSWPLLQPNELFTNLLSTEWSPVQGKFGLWPFICSSIIVSFIGLLFMVPVCLSAAIFITQFAPAWLSRSLRSIIDILAGIPSVIFGLWGVITIVPMVASLAVAYGATNTTGYSILAAGLVVSFSVSPYILNMLMELFESVSTDLKESALALGASYWQVIKDVLLKKLRPGIIAAFTLGVSKTFGETIAVLMVVGNMVKVPEGLFSAGYPLPALLANNYGEMMTIPRYDAALMLSALILFMIVLVFNLLARTLVNHYYTKL encoded by the coding sequence ATGATCGCTACACGACTTTATCAAGAGCACTTAAGAAGTGTTTGGATGAGAATAGCACTCGGGTTAATAGTTATTCTGCCTATTGCTATTGGGTTATCGTTGGTATATAAATCATGGCCTTTGTTGCAGCCTAATGAATTATTCACTAACCTTTTGAGTACAGAATGGTCACCCGTTCAAGGGAAGTTTGGCCTATGGCCATTTATTTGTAGTTCCATCATCGTATCCTTTATAGGTTTATTATTCATGGTACCGGTCTGTCTATCAGCCGCTATTTTTATAACTCAATTTGCTCCTGCTTGGTTGTCAAGATCATTACGTTCCATTATTGATATTCTTGCAGGTATTCCTTCTGTTATCTTCGGTTTGTGGGGTGTGATAACCATTGTGCCTATGGTAGCCAGCCTGGCCGTAGCTTATGGAGCTACTAATACCACAGGGTATTCTATCCTGGCCGCAGGTCTGGTAGTTTCTTTCTCTGTATCACCCTATATTTTAAATATGCTTATGGAGCTTTTCGAGTCAGTAAGTACGGACCTCAAGGAGTCGGCCCTGGCTTTGGGTGCCAGTTATTGGCAGGTGATAAAAGATGTTCTTTTAAAAAAGCTCAGGCCAGGAATTATAGCAGCATTTACTCTGGGTGTTAGTAAAACATTTGGAGAAACCATAGCTGTACTCATGGTGGTGGGCAATATGGTGAAGGTTCCTGAGGGGCTGTTTTCTGCTGGCTACCCTTTACCCGCCTTATTGGCCAACAATTATGGGGAGATGATGACTATACCTCGATATGATGCCGCACTTATGCTGTCTGCATTAATTCTTTTTATGATAGTGCTGGTATTCAATCTATTAGCAAGAACACTGGTCAATCATTATTACACTAAATTATAA